In Rhodamnia argentea isolate NSW1041297 chromosome 5, ASM2092103v1, whole genome shotgun sequence, the DNA window GCATCCCTACCTTCTCGTCCCTCTGGTTAAAAGGATAGAGTCCCAAACACACTACCAACCCTTGAGATTAATTACGCATGCGAAAACGTATAATACTCCCGGACAATAATATAAgatagggataggcaagtaggaaaatgcattaattcaaaaacatgattttatttacAGTCGCGTCATAGGTCAACCGAGATGACACGCTAATtggccccatacttcggggcggggtaggatcaactttgtatctactccaaataagGCTATGTCACCCTCGTCCTCATCGGCTTCTCAAAGAACTACTAGCTTCTTTAGTTATAACTTGAAAGTGGTAACCACGACGGGgagagatataaatctcagcaagtcaacgcctaagcccgactaaggcgttgattcgctcatgACCCCTACTAAATAGTCACAAAATCATGGTGTAATTCTTTCAATTGCATGCAAGCTTACTTGAATGAAGCTACATATAATACAATGCAAAACATGACGTGACGCTTACGGGGCGGGCATCACATCAACTCATTCATAACGCCTTATCAATCAATCGTATATCTCAATGCAGATATTTAATTCACATGCAACTCATCCACAAGAATACCACACAAAATGCAATGATAACTTGAATATGTGCGAATATGTGCCTCTGTCGTTCTACTCAATCCGTCTCATACCGGATTCCATAGTCAAGATGCACACACATTCGCCCATGAACAAGTCACAATTACATATAGTTTCATTATTAGCGGTCGTTTGGCCTTGCATACTAGACAGTTGATGCATAACATACTTGACAGGTTGGTGCTCTTCGGCGGGACCatgcatcgtcccttacttccggcaacGGCATCTAATAGTCCGTGTGATTTCTATCAATAAGGCACGAAACTATCGGGAATCCCTATAAGGGCTTTGGTCTGTCACAAGCTACGATCAGCATCCACTCAATCCAACGACACGGAAAGGTGTGCATCCAACAAGTCGTGGGATTCCGATCGACAAGACACGACATTGTCAAGGAAGATCCATTATATGATCATTCAGACACACTTGGCAATCCATTAGTTCATAATCCCATTTTTAGCCATATGTTCACACGATATGCTCATGACTCAGCCCAAGGCCGTTTTGGTACCAATACGTACAATTGATGTCAGACGTGGTCATACGAATGCATGAAATCATGTACTGAACTCTGCATGCATCGCGGggtaatttttctccaaatcgaACATCCAATTCGTCAATGGCCAATCAAAGTATTCAATCAGACAATCGATATAGACGATTGATTCACGCaggtcaatcaattcaatcatgaatatttgattgaattatgcacatttaagctcaattcaagAGACAATTTAAAATTAGCCGATTCAATTAGTCAATCGATCGTACACTCATCTCTAATCCATCCCTCACTCCCGATCAATTAATAAcgatcattcaatcaatcaatctcatccaattagccatagaatcctagctaattagactaacttaaccaattagggccattgaacttaaaccaagtttctaccctaaaccggccctaattgagctacctaaacacctaataatctaaataaattaatccgaacgtaattaacgacctaaccaaggattagaggtcaactcacaatTAAATACACGAGGAAAGTATGACGTCGGTCCATGGAAGTCTCGAGCATGGGCACGACTCGCACGGATCCTCGGCCACGAACTCGGACACTTGGGCTCACGGGTTCGGCCAATCGGCACACTTGACCGGACACATAGGCACACTTTCTCGGCCACTAGGCCCAAGCTCTCGGCCAACTTGCCTAGACACGACCCAGGCTCTTGGCTAATTTGCTCGGCACACGGCCTAGCTCAACTGGGCACGGCCCGGAACCAAAATCGGACGCGGCCCGTGAAATAGGCCCACGACCCAGTAAAACAGGGCACTTCAAGCTTGAAATAGAGCAGACACGACCGGATGTTGAGGCGGCTATTCGCGCGGCTTGGAGGGGTCTCGGAGCTAGCATCTTGTGGCAGACGGCTTGGGGGACCTCGAGGGATGTCGAAGGAGGTGGCCGGTGGCTCACTGTGGCTGGAGGGAGCTCGGGTAGCCACAACCAAAATAGAACAGGGCACACTTGAGACGAAAACATGGCAGGACGAGCTGGGGCTGTGGTGGCTATTCTCCACCATTCCAAGTGGCGCACGGCTGAGATGACGACGGGGACGGCTGGTGGAGGTCTGAGGGAAGTCGAGGGAGGTAGCTGGCAGCTTGTGGTGGCCGGAGAAGAGCGGAGGAGCATCAAACAGAAGCTGCAGTAGGCGGAACAGAGCAGGGGAGGCTGCAGAACAGCGAAACCGGGACTGTGCAGGGCTGGTTTGGGGTCCAACGAGCAACGAATGGTCTGCAGCGAGCTTGGCCGACAACTAGATGTCAAGGAAGATTACTAGGGGTGTTTGGACGTGGTCGGAACAGGGCGAAGTATGGCTGGAGGCAGCGGAACAGGGGAAAACCAAACCTAAGGCAGAAGAGAGCCGGAAATAGGGCAGGGCTTGGGTTTGTGGCCTGTTCAGGCTTGTTGCGGCGGCGACAGCGAGCTGGGGTGGCGAGGAAGGTGGAGAGTGGTCGAAGGGATAGCGAGAGAGGTTGTGGTGGTTGTTGGGATGTCGCCGAGGCCACCAAGCAGCAACAACAGCTCTGGAGCCCAAAACAGAGTAGGACACCAGGCTGTTGGCTTCCTCGGCTTTGCAGGCTGCCCCAGTTGGTTTGCGATGGCGTGCGGTGGTCTGAGGGAGATGAGAGTGTCCGGTGGTGGTGTGGTGAGGTGCCGTGAGGTAGTTGTAGCTCAAccattaaaataaaagaaggagaaagaagaagaaagaagaggcgGAAGAGTCGGCaggagggggggaggggcgCCGTGCacttggaagagagagagagagtgtgtggcCACCCTCTTTGACTATAAGGGTCTTAGAGATAGAATGGGGTTCACTTTCATCATTTCCCTTATCTTGTAGTTCACAAATCCTAGGGCGTCACACCCGCTGAGCATGACATACCATGCCACATAATGGTGCGAGAGCCAATGATTGAGTCCCTCCTCCATGTATATGGTGGTGAGGTAGTGACGGAAGGTAGTATCACTATCTATATCTACAACATCAATACGAGTAATTTCCATTGACATTACAAGACCGAAACGTGGAGGTGGAATAGTTGCCATACCTATAAATCTGAAAATCTAAAGAGTGAGATACACATCTCAGTAAGTAAAAATCTAAGCCTAAGTTAAGAAGATTGGCTACTACTAAGCTCAAGTAGCATGCAATCAAAGTATCAATCAGTAAAAACATTTCATCATTCTTGGCTCCATGAGCCATTGCAAGCAAGCATGCAATCCTTATCTTCTCATATCGTCATGCGCTCGTCGCAGGCCCATCCGTCACTCTTGACGAGGCATCTCGGCGTGCATCTTACAAATATACCGAGGCATCCCGTAGAGCAATTCATCCATGGATCAAGAAAGTGAATCCGTCATTCCGTTCGATTGTTGGGAGAGTCCCTCTAGTAACTCCAATAACAAAGGAGAACAAGAGATACTTGGAGACGAAACGCTCCAAGATGGGGCACATCTGTGGTGCGGAAATCAATGGCCGCTTCAGCAATCTCATTAACAAAAAGGGCAAGCCGAGTAGTACTGTTTCTTCTGATCCGACTGTGTTCGACTCATAGGAGCCGCTGGATAGCTCGACTGCTGATGATTTCTCTGGGGGGATACAAGCAAGTTCACTGACGGATGGTATTTATGCTTTATTTTTCAAGTCCTAAGGTCAAGAAAATTGGGATACCTGCCGACCACGAGTTTTGGAAATTTACGGGGATTCAGGTTTATAATTGTTGTAATATTCATAATGGTTCTGTTGATGTCATTCATCCATTTTGTAAGGCGAAATGGGGAAAGACTAGCCTCTTACTGAAACTTCCTTTTTGTGTTATTGATATCTAGAGATCATTGATTTCATGAAAATAGAGTTGGTGCAGGATTTATCCCTTATTCACCTTTCCTTGAATCTATTTGTATTGATCTCCAGAGACCACTGCAGTTTTCACCAAAACAGAGTTTGGTGCAGgacattctttctttccttttctgtgacCACCTCAATGGTGACAGATATTACTTGTAGGGATAAACTCTCTACGCTACATGGGAGTTCGATTTATACTTCCCGTATAAAGACACATGTACCCTGAATTTTGGAAGATACAATTTCCCTGTGCAATTTTCACTAGTCTCCAAAAAGCATCAGAATAGATCACCATTCAACTACTTGCAGCAGAAAGGTTTGCTTTTTTTGATCTGATTAACTAAACAAAACATAGTGAAGCAGAGATGTTTCTGTGGGCATACAAAAGTTCACGCCTAAGTCTCGACATTCTTTCTGAAAATGGAGACATTGAGTTCAATAGTATCAGTTCTAGCAAGCTCGAACACACAGACATCTCCTTCCTTTAGAGATGTTCCTCTCTGAAACGCACCAAAACCGGCTGAGAGCTTTCCTGCGCCATGTTGTGGGTAGTACAGGAGCTTCACCGGCCATGATCTATCTGAATATTTAAGAGTTGTGGTTTGCATGCTTTCATTGATGCCTCCCTTTAGAAAATCGCCTGGGACAGTCTACAAAGTTGATCAACAAAAGATCTACAAGTAAGAACATAAAAGGTATGATGACTAACTCAAGAAATGTTAACGAGACCCCAATTTTATAACCTAATAGGCAAGCCTGAATCATATATGCATACGATGGTCCTTTACAAGAAGGTAATAGATGTCATTCCtgtccaaattttgcacataagaACGATTATCTCGGGATCCTTTCTTACCACATCATGCTTCAATAGATTTTGTGACCGGATAACTACTGTGAAGGAAGGATACTGCAGCTTGTATTTGTTGGCTGCTTTGAGAGCCGTTGACACCCGCCAACGTTCGGAAGTCGAGCTAGGAGAAGCCAGCATGGCGGGGCTCACCTTACGCTTGGAACTTTCCATCCTACCCGAAATAGTCAGGCAGagaacataagaaaaaatgacactCTTTGGTGGAGAAATTACCTTTTtacccttcttgactttgaagacccaaaatatctctcccaaaaattatcctaacctttattagttatttttttggccttcttcttcattaactcaagaacccactctctctccgCCTCACTTTCtccctcttggccgaaaattcccTCTCCCCcatcctccattgccgaaaattttccaagcttccCTAGTGTCGCCTTGAATCACTGGAGCTCAATTCTCCACCGTGaaccgccttgaaccgccggaatAACTTGGGTTGAAGCCGATCAAGGGGAGTCGGCAGAGCCGCCAGTTGGAATCAAAAACTTCTCTCGACttctcgccggaaaatttgctagatttgtggtaagttggtttctaaccttagattaggtatctaagttgctaatggacattaggttgagaagatttggtgaaaaattggttggatttgcTCTTGCATCAAGCATGGCCGAATTTgatgatggaggagagagaaaaagatgtgttcttgaatgaatagtgaatatgcatgattgctaatggatggctaggatttaatcttgcctttcatgctttaatccaaTGGCTTATACTGAATCTTGCTTACGAAGATTgatcggacggccaagattaattcCTACTTAGGGTAGATTAATCGAGTGGTGGAAATTTAATGCACGTTAGAGTATTTCAATCGTACGGTCCCaattaattgccacgttagtatagtttaattgtatggtacgtattaaacgtacgttagtataattttgatcgtacggtaattattgattgctacattggtataattaatatcgtgtggcgtagattaatttttgtggcagcttaaattaatcgtgtggcccgattggccgacgTCTTGAGTGTGatctaatcgggtggtcccgatttattatttattcaacgtgagtaaattatgtggtcccgatcgagtatttattcagtatacTTAAATCGAGTGGTGTCGATTGggcagttgaggaaaattagaaagatcgtgtggtcccaatCTTTATTTGAAGAAGAATTGAGAAGATCGTCTGGTCTTGATCCGCTAATTAGGAAATTTAGTCGGATCACGtagcgaagattgatcgatctgaaggatttaagagattgtgtggtatcggacgagcgatcgaggaattattgttgtcatatggtctttatgaggatcatttgagaggaaatgtgaaattttaccctgaagcgttatgacgcggagTTCGTactttataagaccatattttgcccgaggcgttatgacgtgggctctgttattattattttaccccgaggcgttaaacgcgggattgtgcttattatattatcTTGAGGCTTTAAATGCGGGATAGTGACctcgaggcattattacgcggtccggactatataatggcccgcggcgttattatgcgggtctgtccttttatattatagcctaatgcgttaaacacgggcatttgagtaatgtggaattttatatgatagcctgatgtgttaaacacGGGCgttggatccacgtggaatatttatattatagcctgaagcgttattgacactcgatttttaatcaatttcttttagttttatttttcaaaattcactaaaaatccacaaaaaatcaaaaaattaaaaaatcaacattggaagccttggccaagcataaggaaccaatttggaacaaaaaataatttttcatatttttcacattttttaatattttcggaaaataggaaaatacttgaaaattcataaaaaaaactcttcgaggtcacaaaaatacataaaaatgtccaatatttttcatttaattcccttttaatattgacctcaaggaaaattgaaaattgaatccaattttaggtgttccttcataatgcctaaggttgaatttgcataaaaaatacccattgagtctttttatttgcaatttttgcacattttaggtttagacattcaattgcaccccctttgaacttcaatttgatcaattgcacccacaattgcacgaattgcacgaattagacaacaATCCCCaaattgtttgcaatttagtccctcaatttgccaatttttgaaattacttttaattgaggga includes these proteins:
- the LOC115745821 gene encoding B3 domain-containing protein REM19-like, which translates into the protein MESSKRKVSPAMLASPSSTSERWRVSTALKAANKYKLQYPSFTVVIRSQNLLKHDVTVPGDFLKGGINESMQTTTLKYSDRSWPVKLLYYPQHGAGKLSAGFGAFQRGTSLKEGDVCVFELARTDTIELNVSIFRKNVET